A DNA window from Solanum lycopersicum chromosome 3, SLM_r2.1 contains the following coding sequences:
- the LOC101256559 gene encoding DUF21 domain-containing protein At5g52790 isoform X2, with translation MAANDVPCCESMFWVYLIICVSLVCFAGLMSGLTLGLMSLSLMDLEVLIKAGQPNDRKNAEKILPIVKNQHLLLCTLLICNAMAMEALPIFLDALLPAWGAILISVTLILAFGEIIPQSICSRYGLSIGARLAPLVRLLVIVVFPLSYPISKLLDLLLGKGHSALLRRAELKTLVNMHGNEVRKGGELSHDETTIIAGALDLAQKSVKDAMTPMSRVFSLDLHSKLTDEMINLIISKGHSRVPVYSGSPTNIVGLILVKNLIKYRPEDEVPIKDLTIRSIPKVPDSLPLYDLLNQFEKGHSHMAVVVKSRRITKETAENATAKHDIIKINILPASPIQQLHAFEKGEEAIGIITMEDVLEQLLQEPIYDETDDYVDVHNKIRINIPPSMIFSPRRSPGAVATGATNYKPKWQSPIASPIHSSAHQSPMLRSPVSPYVQSPYIAPKLSPAHLNSTNSPSRFSRSSPSSNDQVFLKSYEKLDKHGV, from the exons ATGGCTGCAAATGATGTGCCATGTTGTGAATCTATGTTTTGGGTATACTTAATTATTTGTGTATCACTTGTGTGTTTTGCTGGACTTATGTCTGGATTAACGTTAGGACTCATGTCTCTTAGCCTTATGGATCTTGAGGTTCTTATTAAGGCTGGTCAGCCAAATGATCGAAAAAACGCGG AGAAAATTTTGCCCATTGTTAAGAATCAGCACTTGCTCTTGTGCACCCTTCTAATATGTAACGCCATGGCTATGGAG GCTCTTCCAATATTCCTTGATGCTTTACTTCCTGCATGGGGTGCTATATTAATATCAGTCACACTCATACTAGCCTTTGGAGAG ATTATTCCTCAGTCCATATGTTCGCGCTATGGACTGAGCATTGGTGCAAGATTGGCACCATTGGTTCGTTTGCTCGTCATAGTTGTCTTCCCTTTATCTTACCCCATCAGTAAG TTGTTGGATTTACTCTTGGGGAAAGGGCACTCTGCACTTCTACGCCGTGCGGAGCTGAAAACTTTGGTGAATATGCATGGTAATGAGGTTA GGAAAGGTGGGGAGTTGAGCCACGATGAAACAACCATAATTGCTGGAGCATTGGACCTGGCTCAGAAATCGGTTAAAGATGCAATGACTCCCATGTCCAGAGTCTTTTCCCTTGATCTTCATTCTAAACTTACCGA TGAGATGATAAATCTGATAATAAGCAAAGGCCATAGTCGCGTACCTGTATACTCTGGTAGTCCAACAAATATTGTAGGCCTAATCttg GTGaagaatttgataaaatatcGTCCTGAAGATGAGGTGCCAATCAAAGATCTCACTATAAGGAGTATACCAAA AGTCCCAGATTCGTTACCATTATATGATCTTCTTAATCAGTTTGAGAAAGGGCACAGCCATATGGCTGTAGTGGTAAAGAGTAGAAGGATCACTAAGGAAACTGCGGAAAATGCCACTGCTAAACACGATATAATCAAGATAAATATCCTTCCGGCCAGTCCAATTCAACAGCTTCATGCATTTGAAAAGG GAGAAGAAGCAATTGGTATCATTACAATGGAAGATGTCCTTGAACAACTTCTGCAG GAACCAATATACGACGAGACAGATGACTATGTTGATGTTCATAACAA AATTAGGATCAACATTCCTCCATCGATGATATTTTCACCTAGACGATCTCCAGGAGCAGTGGCAACAGGGGCTACTAATTATAAACCAAAGTGGCAAAGTCCAATAGCGTCTCCAATACATTCAAGCGCTCATCAAAGTCCTATGTTACGGTCACCTGTTTCACCATACGTGCAGTCACCATATATTGCCCCAAAACTATCCCCTGCACACTTGAATAGTACAAATTCTCCAAGCAGATTTTCACGCAGCTCTCCATCATCTAATGATCAG GTTTTTCTGAAATCTTATGAGAAGTTGGACAAACACGGAGTTTAG
- the LOC101256559 gene encoding DUF21 domain-containing protein At5g52790 isoform X1, whose protein sequence is MAANDVPCCESMFWVYLIICVSLVCFAGLMSGLTLGLMSLSLMDLEVLIKAGQPNDRKNAEKILPIVKNQHLLLCTLLICNAMAMEALPIFLDALLPAWGAILISVTLILAFGEIIPQSICSRYGLSIGARLAPLVRLLVIVVFPLSYPISKLLDLLLGKGHSALLRRAELKTLVNMHGNEAGKGGELSHDETTIIAGALDLAQKSVKDAMTPMSRVFSLDLHSKLTDEMINLIISKGHSRVPVYSGSPTNIVGLILVKNLIKYRPEDEVPIKDLTIRSIPKVPDSLPLYDLLNQFEKGHSHMAVVVKSRRITKETAENATAKHDIIKINILPASPIQQLHAFEKGEEAIGIITMEDVLEQLLQEPIYDETDDYVDVHNKIRINIPPSMIFSPRRSPGAVATGATNYKPKWQSPIASPIHSSAHQSPMLRSPVSPYVQSPYIAPKLSPAHLNSTNSPSRFSRSSPSSNDQVFLKSYEKLDKHGV, encoded by the exons ATGGCTGCAAATGATGTGCCATGTTGTGAATCTATGTTTTGGGTATACTTAATTATTTGTGTATCACTTGTGTGTTTTGCTGGACTTATGTCTGGATTAACGTTAGGACTCATGTCTCTTAGCCTTATGGATCTTGAGGTTCTTATTAAGGCTGGTCAGCCAAATGATCGAAAAAACGCGG AGAAAATTTTGCCCATTGTTAAGAATCAGCACTTGCTCTTGTGCACCCTTCTAATATGTAACGCCATGGCTATGGAG GCTCTTCCAATATTCCTTGATGCTTTACTTCCTGCATGGGGTGCTATATTAATATCAGTCACACTCATACTAGCCTTTGGAGAG ATTATTCCTCAGTCCATATGTTCGCGCTATGGACTGAGCATTGGTGCAAGATTGGCACCATTGGTTCGTTTGCTCGTCATAGTTGTCTTCCCTTTATCTTACCCCATCAGTAAG TTGTTGGATTTACTCTTGGGGAAAGGGCACTCTGCACTTCTACGCCGTGCGGAGCTGAAAACTTTGGTGAATATGCATGGTAATGAG GCAGGGAAAGGTGGGGAGTTGAGCCACGATGAAACAACCATAATTGCTGGAGCATTGGACCTGGCTCAGAAATCGGTTAAAGATGCAATGACTCCCATGTCCAGAGTCTTTTCCCTTGATCTTCATTCTAAACTTACCGA TGAGATGATAAATCTGATAATAAGCAAAGGCCATAGTCGCGTACCTGTATACTCTGGTAGTCCAACAAATATTGTAGGCCTAATCttg GTGaagaatttgataaaatatcGTCCTGAAGATGAGGTGCCAATCAAAGATCTCACTATAAGGAGTATACCAAA AGTCCCAGATTCGTTACCATTATATGATCTTCTTAATCAGTTTGAGAAAGGGCACAGCCATATGGCTGTAGTGGTAAAGAGTAGAAGGATCACTAAGGAAACTGCGGAAAATGCCACTGCTAAACACGATATAATCAAGATAAATATCCTTCCGGCCAGTCCAATTCAACAGCTTCATGCATTTGAAAAGG GAGAAGAAGCAATTGGTATCATTACAATGGAAGATGTCCTTGAACAACTTCTGCAG GAACCAATATACGACGAGACAGATGACTATGTTGATGTTCATAACAA AATTAGGATCAACATTCCTCCATCGATGATATTTTCACCTAGACGATCTCCAGGAGCAGTGGCAACAGGGGCTACTAATTATAAACCAAAGTGGCAAAGTCCAATAGCGTCTCCAATACATTCAAGCGCTCATCAAAGTCCTATGTTACGGTCACCTGTTTCACCATACGTGCAGTCACCATATATTGCCCCAAAACTATCCCCTGCACACTTGAATAGTACAAATTCTCCAAGCAGATTTTCACGCAGCTCTCCATCATCTAATGATCAG GTTTTTCTGAAATCTTATGAGAAGTTGGACAAACACGGAGTTTAG